The sequence CTGGGACAGGCACATACAGTCCGGGTGAGACCATAAACATGTTCTTTACTCAGACAGCATTAATGTGCAAGTTATGGTGCGAGTGCAATGGCAAAACTATGCTCAGTGCCactcaaaatgttaaaaagCCTCCACTTTGGGGAGTCTATACTAGCAAGTGTGCttaatcaatgttttttttcagtACATGGCAAATATAATcatcatatatacacacaattaCAGTTGGAAAGATGGCAGGTTCGTTTGCCCAAATCAAACATATGGTATTGATTTAATAAACGTTTGTTAACACAGCCAGTCTATTTACAATTAAAGCATGCAAACTTCAAAATGTATCATGTACAGGGGCTGGACAATGAATGGATAAATTGTTGGTGCATATCTCGCTGGCTCATCTGTGACAAGGACAGCAAGTCTTTGGTGTATCTAGAGCTATGGTATCTAGGGTAATGTCGGCATACCACCACATAAGACAAACCACATCCACCAGGAGTAACTGTCGATGCAAGAGGAAGCTGTCTGAAaggtacagtattgttcaaaataatagcagtacaatgtgactaaccagaataatcaaggtttttcaaaattttttattgctacgtggcaaacaagttaccagtaggttcagtagattctcagaaaacaaacaagacccagcattcatgatatgcacgctcttaaggctgtgcaattgggaaattagttgaaaggggtgtgttaaaaaaaatagcagtgtggcattcaatcactgaggtcatcaattttgtgaagaaacacgtgtgaatcaggtggcccctatttaaggatgaagccaacacttgttgaacatgcatttgaaagctgaggaaaatgggttgttcaagacattgttcagaagaacagcgtactttgattaaaaagttgattagagaggggaaaacctataaagaggtgcaaaaaatgataggctgttcagctaaaatgatctccaatgccttaaaatggagagcaaaaccagagagacgtggaagaaaacggaagacaaccatcaaaatggatagaagaataaccagaatggcaaaggctcagccgatgatcacctccaggatgatcaaagacagtttggagttacctgtaagtactgtgacagttagaagacgtctgtgtgaagctaatctattttcaagaatcccccgcaaagtccctctgttaaaaaaaaggcatgtgcagaagaggttacaatttgccaaagaacacatcaactggcctaaagagaaatggaggaacattttgtggactgatgagagtaaaaattttctttttgggtccaagggccacaggcagtttgtgagacgacccccaaactctgaattcaagccacagtacacagtgaagacagtgaagcatggaggtgcaagcatcatgatatgggcatgtttctcctactatggtgttgggcctatttatcgcataccagggatcatggatcagtttgcatatgttaaaatacttgaagaggtcatgttgctctatgctgaagaggacatgcccttgaaatggttgtttcaacaagacaatgacccaaaacacactagtaaacgggcaaagtcttggttccaaaccaacaaaattaatgttatggagtggccagcccaatctccagaccttaatccaattgagaacttgtggggtgatatcaaaaatgctgtttctgaagcaaaaccaagaaatgtgaatgaattgtggaatgttgttaaagaatcatggagtggaataacagctgagaggtgccacaagttggttgactccatgccacacagatgtcaagcagttttaaaaaactgtggtcatacaactaaatattagtttagtgattcacaggattgttgaatcactaaactaataaaaaaaaatgtttgtacaaaatagttttgagtttgtacagtcaaaggtagacactgctatttttttgaacacacccctttcaactaattgcccaattgcacagccttaagagcgtgcatatcatgaatgctgggtcttgtttgttttctgacaatctactgaacctactggtaacttgtttgccacgtagcaataaaaaatatactaaaaaccttgattattctggttagtcacattgtactgctattattttgaacaatactgtatgtcCACTAACttggattgttttaaaaaatcagTAAAACCACAGCTGCCTAACTCACTGCAGGATGTGTactgtttccaccaaaattgtTCATTAGCACCTCCACAGAATCAGTTTTCATGGTTTTACCAATGCCAAATGTCAGTTGCATTGATGCCAACAGTTCAAATCTTGGGCTATGGACAATGTGAAACATATATTGTTCTCTGATGAGTCCACCTTCACTGTCTTTCCCACATCCATTGGAGTTGTGGACTGTGGAGAAGCCCCAAAGAGCCTTAGCACATGGACCAAGTGTTAAGGGCCAAGTAGAAAAACGTTTTCCTCTACCAGCATCACATAGTGACTTGGGTACTGTTCTGGAAGAGGACCACTGGGAGCTTGCTGTATCTGTCATTTCCAAAATGAATTGATGCTGTATTGGTTGCAAAGAGAGACCCTACACCATCCTTATAAATTATTGTGGTCTAAAACCAGGTGTTTCAGTTTCATTGTCCAACCCGGTATGTAACGACTGCAAAACTTACATTCGAGCAGGTTTTTTTTACAATCGAGCAATTTTTAGGGTGAGCTTACACTTTGTATGTTTGATTCGAAGAGATATTGTATGTCTTTGTATGTTTAATTACAGACTCTGCTGCCGattctgtagccatttttaaaaaacatcttaagacacatcttttccaattgcacttttcctattgcacttgaccaatacagaatagcacttactgatcatatctacgtctctcatccggatttgtgccttcaggcgggtatgttacatagttatcatagctaccaaaatccagtgttctgtattttgcgtacgtgagtttttgctgtcgatggctattgctgcgcgtttagctagaatgccatacaaaaccaacccattgggccactgaatccgcattaacgacaacagttggggcatcagccttagtcctaatgggttgttatcatagctatcaaaatccagtgttctgtattttccgtacgtgagtatttgttgtagctggctataaaaataaattaaaaaaaaaaaaaaaaagttttgtactgtgctaattaattgagatttcttacagctcttacaggttgttggccttgtttgtttcgttgcttctattgctctacccttttttgtaagttgctttggataaaagggtctgctaaatgattaaatgtaaaatgtaaatgtaaatgattcaATCAAAACAAATCCTGGTGCAATTGCTCTGTTAGTGTGagcgctgccatccgaaccctggtgtgcGCCAAACAAGCGGACCAAGACAgctgaaaagatgggtctcgttCCACTTCAGAACGAACTCTGATTCAGTTTATATGAATTATGAACGCAAAACGGATCAGAAACATCTAAACGAACCAAAAATGGGACATGTCACAAGATGCAaccctaaaaaggacagaatgctcAAGCATACCTGTTATTTTGTCATAGTCACAATGTTGCCCATTACAGTTTAATGCTGTCGTCAGAACCACCTCTTCGCCAGCAGatcgtttgtgtgtttttgtgtgtgagtgacacTAGGATTCCTGCCACTGTTTTAActtatttacacattttattacACAACTCTTAATGAGTTTTCAGCTGGTTAAAATAccattaaatataggctatgcaaTACAGTGAGTGCATTTAGCACACAGAATTGTTTTGGATGTTGGGTAAGTTCCGTCACAAAATATATGTCATAAAAGccaaccaatcaggttgtgaacatATCCCTATGCCTTGGTATTAACATGCCAATGTGAATATTGAGAAGATTaggactaaatgttttttttctcgttTTTTAAATGAACCAAGCGAACCGAactgtgaacacacccttaaaCGCTCAAGACAGATGTAACTCCCCTAACCTCACTGCTGTTTGCTGCAATCCGGCATAGTCCTCTCCTCGTTTGCATAAAGTTAAGCCTTTCTCAACTTGTCTGTGTTCTCAGAAGCTCTCAATGCTCACGGTCAATCCCACAAGCCTCTGAACAAACATGTTGCTTAACAGCTATAGGAATTAATTGAAAACACTTGCTCTGCTGGATCCATGCCAGACAAGCACTATTAGTAATTGTCAACAACAAACAGAATGACGAAAATGACATGATTATCCTTCTGCTTCTTTGTGGTAGCTGGTATTGAAGAGTTCTCGGATGCCGATGCAGGTGGATGGAGAGCCGTGGGCACAGGGTCCATGCACCATCACCATTACCCATAAGACCCAGGCTCTCATGTTGTACCACAGTGCAGAACAAACAGATGATGATGACTCCAGCACCTCTGAGACGGAAGAACCCTCAGCTGATCACATTGACACCTCTAGCAATGCACAGGAAATGTCTTAGTAAGGATATAATCTCTCTGTCTGTGCTATTTCCACCCCAGAAAGTAGCACAGCATGAAACCCTGGATGTCATAGTCATAAATGTACATAATGTGCATGTGCTACTCTAGTAATAACATCTGCAGTTGTTATTCCTAAGAGTTTTAAAGCATTAAGCAGCCATCTCTAAGCACATCTGTAGTTCTTAAACTGTCCACAAGAGGTCTGTCTCTGTTGAGACAGGTGTtgtacatttgtgtgtgtatttttttctcataGGGAGTGTTACCCGGAAGCTCTAAGAAATCTTATAGTTTAATAGTCCAAAAAGGAATCATATTTATCTGTAAGCAGAGCTCAGGCAATCGTAAAATGTAGTCCAGTGGAGAATGTTGCAACCAAAGCTGCTTAGACATGAATGAATTTGCACTGATCGTGAGTGCCATTGGCCTGTGAATGTACAACTCACTGCAGAAATCTTGTATTTGAGTTGTATAAGTTAAGCTGTGCAATAATCGGTTGGTCGGTTAGTGCTCTGTTTTATTACTTCTTTTGTGAAAATAATTTGCACTGCTTTAAGTAGATTGTGGATGGGTGTGCCACTTGATTTCTTATTATGCTTCTTTTGTATTATTGGGGTTGTTTATGAAACAACAGTAAAATGTTTCAAAGCACTGGATTAAGAAACCATTCTCAAACCATTCTTAGTGATGTTTTTCTTTTCATATGCTGATTATCAgaaatttagttttattaaatgtttattttctcaCTTTTCTGTAGAGATATACTGTGGTGGCACATACAGTGATTTACTTTGCATAGAATATGACTGCTATTAATCCTGCTATAATTATTTTCTATTATCCTAAACTCTTCCAAGTCTTTCTTGTTTCAATACAATTGTATCTAGCTGCCCCTCCTTTCATGACATGATCATCACCTGATCTTTTGTTGACTGAGGCCCAGTTTCATGACATCAAGTCCCATTTGATGACTCGATAATGATTTTCGTTGAGACAGCTTTTGTGACTTGTCATGCTCAAGTGATCTCTTGTATCATTGATGTTCTTGAGAAACTAAGCTGTAGGAGTGTTCATTTGTAATGTCATGAGTTATATCTATCTCTATTTACGACTTGGTCAAGCACATGACGTTCAGGAGTTAcatatattatccattaaacCTTGAAAAATCTGAGGGTTTGCTGgtgtaatatatttaaatggttAATATTTTTGCTTAATTTCATAGTTAATtcaaaataatgtaaattaaaatgGCAGCCATCTTACATAGATAAATGTGAAGGTGACTTTGATACTTGGAAGCTGAAATGTTTACAAGAGTGCtaccaaaaatataaatatatcctTTTTCTGCAGCAAAGGTTGGTTATTTTTCCCTATTAAATTATGTTCATCAGCTGTGCATTGAAATGTAGACTGATCTATTAGTCTTATTAAAACAAGTTAAGTAATGTCTGAAAACCTTAAGAaacaataaaatcaaaattgtaatctgtatttattatttagtgtcaaagaaaatgtattttgaaatTTTTTTCCATTATGTTTATGTGTACAAATACTGAAGCAGTGGTTGCGAGGAAAACCTCTTTAGAACTAATTGGAATTGCTCCgtttattgttgttttgtttcCTGAAGACGCCTGTAATGTTACTAAAACTAGATTGTTTACCCATGCTCTTAATGTGCTAAGAGGTTTTAAACAAGAATATTATTCTCAGTGGGCATATGGatggtttatcattttaataatttggGAGTGTTAAAGTTGGAATCACTGTATTGAATATTGAAGGTTGATATATTTTGCACTGACTTCTTAATGCTAGAAACTTCACATGGTTGACGCCCATGGCTTATGGCTTGTTTTTCAAATGCAAATAAAGCAAAGTTTTGATCTGTGTTTAATGTAGGCTTGTTTGTATGTTGGTTGtgagatactgtttatgctcaagcagcaacattacacactaactaaagttaaaaaagtgaaatcgcaggcaaccacccctttaaagatttggtttactttattattattgcacTGAAAACAAAGTGAACTGCTCAAATAAACAATCACCATTTAAAAAGCAGGATTAAGTCATTCCATAATATCACAAGTGCAATCAAGACAACACGATGAGAGAACAAATAATACATCTAGATTATATTACATGTTTTCTTATATGAGACATGGTTATGTGCATACCTTTATTGGCATCAATCTGATATTTTACTTTAGTTTCCCACTTTGAAAACAAATCTCAAATATTTCAtagttattttaatatatttacatttttatcataatATTCAATTACTTTACATCCCATTTTAATCACAATTGTAATGTTACGTAAATAAAACAACACATGCTTTCACGACAGAACTTCCTGAGCTATTAttatagaaagaaaaaaaatctgatatttGTATAGATTTACAAAATGTCCTtactgcagtgtgaaagctgtttttttctGATATCAATTTGTTTTTAATCGCAAATAAAATGTCACATGTCACACTTGTGTGTCAGAATGTGTGTGAATTGACTGGTTCTACTCAATGTGGATACATGGTTTTATagagtttttttcccctcacctAATTGTTTCATTAGTTTTTAAAGCCCaaaatgcaatgtttttaaTGTCTAAAAACTGGAGCCAGACTGGATACTTTGGTCAGGAACAGAGACTGGAGCTCACTGGCAATGGACTTATGATAAAGCTAACAAATATCAGGAGTAATCATGTCATTAAGTTAAACACTTCAGACAACTCACAACTACAAACAATAAATGTCACATTTGCAAACCACATATGTACAATGATTTTACCCATTTATGGATCAATGACGTATGACTATTATGGTTGACCTCTGTTGAGGTTTATTTTGCAATAATGAAAGTTTGGTTGCATTAGCCTTTAAATATCCATCCATTCCATATTTTAGCCTTTAAATACCCAAATTTTAAATCTATTATTCAGTCAATTGAATGTCCCAATGATGtgcatatatttttaagtatttttgtttttattgttattcTGTTTGGTTAACATGTGATTGTACTGCTGTCTTGGCCAGGACATTCCTGTAAAATAGATTTGTAATCTCAGAGATAATCCTGGTTAAATaggtaaaatataataaaatccatcTATACATTTTTGGTCAACATTAAACGATATTAATTAACATGTATGGACTACAAATGATGTCTTACAACAATTTGTCAATACAATCACAACATgctaaaattgtaattaaaaatataatttgacaACCGTGTCTTGATTGTCTGCCACGGTCCTTTGAAAGACACCCATATTGAAACCATATAATAAAACACACCCATTTAACATAACTGAAAGTTTTGTcctaatttactcacccttgtgaGTTCCTTTCATTCAACAGAAATTAAGAAATTTGCATAATATTTGTCCACCCATTTAGAGTCATGGCAACCTTCATGCAAGCTTCAAACATTTCAAGAAGACTTCGCAAAATGTAATtcatatgaattgagcagttttaatccaagtcttctgaagagacattaTCACTTGTAtgctgaacagatttaatttaattagccaacacacacacacataaaacacatttaaaaggcCTATGGTTAAGGTCAGCTCAGCCGTGCTTACTTGATGCAAAAGAACAAACCTCATCAGCCTGCTTGCTTTGTGGATTGTGATGCGAGATCAATCCTCACTGAATTCTTTAAGAACATGGAGTTCAAATATTTTGGTTGTGTTGACTTTCAATGGGTGGACAAAAGGGGTGTGTGACACTTGTGTGATGATTCAATGTAtttcacgatactgaactcacgatacgtaTCCCaatattttaagtgtttttttgtttgtttttacattttattattattaaaatattattattagtatttgtgtatgagagagagagagagagagagactgtgacTCTAATGTCACAAACTCtgtaaacttaaaaaaatttcCCCTCACGTATTACTCATCTTCCAACACGGACATTCTCTTCCGGTGCTCGGTGTCCTGCCTCTCCCACTATTAATGCACTATACATATAAGAATAAACCATCTAAAATGTTTTGAAgaatcatactactaaaactaaatgtgatctggtgatttaaatgatgtttgcgcTTTCACTATAAGGAGTGCCGCTTTAAATGTTGTTGTGATTTCACTAAGGGGTGCTGCTTTAAATGTTGTTTGCACTTTACCTTTGAGAatatatcgttacacccctcccgaaaaaatgaacaaaacataaattaataaaaatgtttaagtttaagTTAGCTTGCACAGAGACACAGAAGAACCATTTGAGAAGATCCAGAAAGCTGGATAAACAGCCTCGGTGAAAGGGAAGACAAAGGTGTGGAAGGGGTAAGCCCGGTCCTGCACATTATAGAAAGTTGCACTTCCTTGATCACAGTCCAGCAGGACGCCCACGCGGCTTGGGTTGGGATTCGCCAACACGGTCTCGATGCTGTTGTGCCATGCAGAAAGCTTCACATTAAACCACTCCACACACCAGGATTCTGCATTACGCCCTAGGCGGCTAGCGGGACCCTTGCGGTCGATCCTTCCATATGCAAGGCCCAAACCACAGAAGTTGTTAGTGCTCATTTTAATCTCCCAGTAATGACGCCCCTGAGAGAAACCCTTTGTGCAGAGCACCTGGGAACAGACTGAAAAGCGAAGGGGAATATCTGAATAGTGAGCAGGGTCATCCGAGACTGTTGCTTTGGTGTTGTTTTCAGACAGGGAAATCCGCTTGTGGGCCGTTCTGACATCAAAATTGAGTATAGTGCCATCTAGACAGGAGAAACACACAAGCACATAAATGTCAGAGGTGATGAAGATGGACAAGGGGataaaatataaactatatTAAACTCACATTTAAGGAGTTCACTCCTGTTAACAAAGTTTTGCCCAGCTGGTGAACTAAGAGGCTGAGCTGTAATGAGGGAAAGAAGACATAAAAACCTTCTGGCAACAACTAAAGAATTGACTCAAAATGGAAATTAAATATTGGCACATTTTATACATGCATTAGTTTAACAAATCTAACCAATCAGGGTTGCATTTCTCAACAGTACTGTTAGACAATTGTTGGTGTTACCAACAAAGTTCAATGGTTTGTTGTTTCTTGAAACCAGATTTTCAACGTTTTCAACTTTTGAAAACAGTCACAAACATGAGTGGTTACAGCTACAGTCATCAATAGCAGTCCTATATTTTTGGATTAAATGACAGGTGTGACCATGTTACTACAGTTTCAGCAAACATTTGTGACTAGCTAGTTAATTTCTCCAATAATGCATTCTTAATAGCGAGTTATGTTGTTGTACGGGAGACCAACCCCTGGGAGATTCAATAATTTCTAAATAGTtggtttaaaattaataaataaatagaataatggtttgattgattgattgattgattgattgattgtagtAGAATCTGCAGTCTATTCTGGAATTACAATGAGGAGCACAGACTCCTTACAGAAAAGATTAGATTTAGGAGGGCATAATTGAACAAGAACTTTTCTCACATACATATGTCAAGTATGTCTACAGTTTTAGGTGTGAGGTCAATCAAGTTCTCCATGCTTTTGGAGAAAACAGGACTTATTCCTTTATGGGGATTCCTGGATCCTGGCAAAGAAGATATATGTAATGTTAGAATCATTTCTAAGAAATATTAATTTGATCCACGTTCCTTTTcagaaataatgtaaaaaatatatctctGTGAACCATAAGTTGCTAACAAAGGGCCCTTCTTTACCAGTTCAATCACTAAGTGTGAATATGTAGGCTAATCATAAACTACATAAAGCTAATCAGACAAATAGTAATTGACAGTTGTAAATTCATGAACATATGGAGTGTGGTCAGAGCTTACTGTTTGGCTTCTGGTCTTTGCGTTCTCTGTGCTCTTTCAGCTCTTTATTAGGATTCTTGTCTATTAGgaaaaaggaacaatgagataaatatgtgtatatatatatatatatatatatgcttgaCATACTTTTCTGTTTAGCTCCTAGAGCCTTGGTTTTGGGTGCATTGGCTGGACTGGGAGACCTCACACGTGCTGAAATATATTGAGAGAATAATGAAAGAATTAGTGATGGACGGATTTAGGTTGTCAGAACAACAGCCCATTCACCTGCAAAAGATATAACTTACACCTCTGAACATACTCTCTTGGATTTGGCAGGAGTGGAGGAATCTCGCAAGGGATTCCGAATGGGTTACCTGGGAATTGGTTTCCTAGAAGATTAGAGGACTAGTTCACATATTTTGCCAGCAGCTTAATTAAGGATAACCTTAACGACATAAAATCTGACAAAATAATTTGCATAAAGGTGTTTTAtatgattagtatgtcccaGATTTCCAAACCCATCATTTCAAAAGACAATCTCACCTGAACCAAGAACAGATTTTTCAAACTCTGTAAAAACATGCAAGTCAGAACTCTTAGCATGCACTATGGCTATGGTTCTGCTTGCTAATTGCTATAGATACTGAATTTACTGCAAAGACTAAAACTGCACATTTTATACAAGCTCCCACACTAACACACCTGGTTTAAGTACAGAGATTCTGTTCTCTGCTGGCTTCTCCATTAATTTGGTGATCCATTCCTTCAGTGCAACTGCAGAGGAATGGTAAGCTATCACCTCTTTACTTTCCACATTCACACGAGGGTTATAGGGCTCGAAATTTACCACTGATGGCAAATCCACAGTGGCCTGTGACAGAGAATGGGAAAGTCAAGAATCCAAATATACATCAAACAACATTCAAGTTAAGTATAAAACTGATCAAGTGTGAAAGTGATCAGTGTGAAACTTGAATTTTTTTGAATTGACAAGCATGCACACTCTCCCCATATATATCATATAATGTGTATCTAAGGTCCAAGTAATAGTAATAAAACAGAAAAGTGTTAAATCATACTCTGGATCACCTTTAAGAATGCAAGTGATTGCGACTGGTCCAGCAGACAGTTGATCTCAGATTTGGACCGATTCATCTTCTCGACGTTCTCATTAAATTTTTTCATCAAGGAGACCAGTTTGACCTGACCTTTCTCTTGTTCCTTATCAATAGCAAACATGGCCTCTTTCTCATCACGGTCGATCGCTTCTCTGATCTGCCTGTATTCTGCCTCAAGAATACGTTTGCGGGTTGCAGCTAAGTCCTGGAAAAGCAACACCAAAGAAAATGTAAGCCCAAAGTCTTCTTATGGGAGCTCCTGACGTTTGAAATGCATGGATGGAGTGTAATGCATGACAGTAGGTACAGAGACATGCACACCTTAAATCCTATCATCTTACATCAGAATCACTGATTCTGCCACACAAAGAAAAATGAACATTTACTGACTTTTAATTTGGTTTGTTGCTCCTTCATCTGTGTGATAACCTGCTGATTCTTGTCAGTTTTGACATCAAGGATGTTGAGCTTGTCAGTCAGATCA is a genomic window of Pseudorasbora parva isolate DD20220531a chromosome 12, ASM2467924v1, whole genome shotgun sequence containing:
- the trim25 gene encoding E3 ubiquitin/ISG15 ligase TRIM25 isoform X3, which produces MAENMSLLGLEDELTCSICLCLFENPVSLICGHSFCANCLEATWKDRISSMSCPQCRMAFSSKPELKKNTVLSAVLDAYRIKAGVPEPVKEPFEVIKKDPDAIKCDSCMEAKAVKTCLTCMASYCEDHVRPHRENIIFRAHQLSDPLPDLMERLCSDHGKLMEFYCVQHQSCICSNCLQCVHKGCEFITADERRVKQKTDLTDKLNILDVKTDKNQQVITQMKEQQTKLKDLAATRKRILEAEYRQIREAIDRDEKEAMFAIDKEQEKGQVKLVSLMKKFNENVEKMNRSKSEINCLLDQSQSLAFLKATVDLPSVVNFEPYNPRVNVESKEVIAYHSSAVALKEWITKLMEKPAENRISVLKPEFEKSVLGSGNQFPGNPFGIPCEIPPLLPNPREYVQRSRVRSPSPANAPKTKALGAKQKNKNPNKELKEHRERKDQKPNTQPLSSPAGQNFVNRSELLKYGTILNFDVRTAHKRISLSENNTKATVSDDPAHYSDIPLRFSVCSQVLCTKGFSQGRHYWEIKMSTNNFCGLGLAYGRIDRKGPASRLGRNAESWCVEWFNVKLSAWHNSIETVLANPNPSRVGVLLDCDQGSATFYNVQDRAYPFHTFVFPFTEAVYPAFWIFSNGSSVSLCKLT
- the trim25 gene encoding E3 ubiquitin/ISG15 ligase TRIM25 isoform X1, whose translation is MAENMSLLGLEDELTCSICLCLFENPVSLICGHSFCANCLEATWKDRISSMSCPQCRMAFSSKPELKKNTVLSAVLDAYRIKAGVPEPVKEPFEVIKKDPDAIKCDSCMEAKAVKTCLTCMASYCEDHVRPHRENIIFRAHQLSDPLPDLMERLCSDHGKLMEFYCVQHQSCICSNCLQCVHKGCEFITADERRVKQKTDLTDKLNILDVKTDKNQQVITQMKEQQTKLKDLAATRKRILEAEYRQIREAIDRDEKEAMFAIDKEQEKGQVKLVSLMKKFNENVEKMNRSKSEINCLLDQSQSLAFLKATVDLPSVVNFEPYNPRVNVESKEVIAYHSSAVALKEWITKLMEKPAENRISVLKPEFEKSVLGSGNQFPGNPFGIPCEIPPLLPNPREYVQRSRVRSPSPANAPKTKALGAKQKNKNPNKELKEHRERKDQKPNRSRNPHKGISPVFSKSMENLIDLTPKTVDILDISQPLSSPAGQNFVNRSELLKYGTILNFDVRTAHKRISLSENNTKATVSDDPAHYSDIPLRFSVCSQVLCTKGFSQGRHYWEIKMSTNNFCGLGLAYGRIDRKGPASRLGRNAESWCVEWFNVKLSAWHNSIETVLANPNPSRVGVLLDCDQGSATFYNVQDRAYPFHTFVFPFTEAVYPAFWIFSNGSSVSLCKLT
- the trim25 gene encoding E3 ubiquitin/ISG15 ligase TRIM25 isoform X5, translated to MAENMSLLGLEDELTCSICLCLFENPVSLICGHSFCANCLEATWKDRISSMSCPQCRMAFSSKPELKKNTVLSAVLDAYRIKAGVPEPVKEPFEVIKKDPDAIKCDSCMEAKAVKTCLTCMASYCEDHVRPHRENIIFRAHQLSDPLPDLMERLCSDHGKLMEFYCVQHQSCICSNCLQCVHKGCEFITADERRVKQKTDLTDKLNILDVKTDKNQQVITQMKEQQTKLKDLAATRKRILEAEYRQIREAIDRDEKEAMFAIDKEQEKGQVKLVSLMKKFNENVEKMNRSKSEINCLLDQSQSLAFLKATVDLPSVVNFEPYNPRVNVESKEVIAYHSSAVALKEWITKLMEKPAENRISVLKPARVRSPSPANAPKTKALGAKQKNKNPNKELKEHRERKDQKPNTQPLSSPAGQNFVNRSELLKYGTILNFDVRTAHKRISLSENNTKATVSDDPAHYSDIPLRFSVCSQVLCTKGFSQGRHYWEIKMSTNNFCGLGLAYGRIDRKGPASRLGRNAESWCVEWFNVKLSAWHNSIETVLANPNPSRVGVLLDCDQGSATFYNVQDRAYPFHTFVFPFTEAVYPAFWIFSNGSSVSLCKLT
- the trim25 gene encoding E3 ubiquitin/ISG15 ligase TRIM25 isoform X4, with the protein product MAENMSLLGLEDELTCSICLCLFENPVSLICGHSFCANCLEATWKDRISSMSCPQCRMAFSSKPELKKNTVLSAVLDAYRIKAGVPEPVKEPFEVIKKDPDAIKCDSCMEAKAVKTCLTCMASYCEDHVRPHRENIIFRAHQLSDPLPDLMERLCSDHGKLMEFYCVQHQSCICSNCLQCVHKGCEFITADERRVKQKTDLTDKLNILDVKTDKNQQVITQMKEQQTKLKDLAATRKRILEAEYRQIREAIDRDEKEAMFAIDKEQEKGQVKLVSLMKKFNENVEKMNRSKSEINCLLDQSQSLAFLKATVDLPSVVNFEPYNPRVNVESKEVIAYHSSAVALKEWITKLMEKPAENRISVLKPARVRSPSPANAPKTKALGAKQKNKNPNKELKEHRERKDQKPNRSRNPHKGISPVFSKSMENLIDLTPKTVDILDISQPLSSPAGQNFVNRSELLKYGTILNFDVRTAHKRISLSENNTKATVSDDPAHYSDIPLRFSVCSQVLCTKGFSQGRHYWEIKMSTNNFCGLGLAYGRIDRKGPASRLGRNAESWCVEWFNVKLSAWHNSIETVLANPNPSRVGVLLDCDQGSATFYNVQDRAYPFHTFVFPFTEAVYPAFWIFSNGSSVSLCKLT
- the trim25 gene encoding E3 ubiquitin/ISG15 ligase TRIM25 isoform X2: MAENMSLLGLEDELTCSICLCLFENPVSLICGHSFCANCLEATWKDRISSMSCPQCRMAFSSKPELKKNTVLSAVLDAYRIKAGVPEPVKEPFEVIKKDPDAIKCDSCMEAKAVKTCLTCMASYCEDHVRPHRENIIFRAHQLSDPLPDLMERLCSDHGKLMEFYCVQHQSCICSNCLQCVHKGCEFITADERRVKQKTDLTDKLNILDVKTDKNQQVITQMKEQQTKLKDLAATRKRILEAEYRQIREAIDRDEKEAMFAIDKEQEKGQVKLVSLMKKFNENVEKMNRSKSEINCLLDQSQSLAFLKATVDLPSVVNFEPYNPRVNVESKEVIAYHSSAVALKEWITKLMEKPAENRISVLKPGNQFPGNPFGIPCEIPPLLPNPREYVQRSRVRSPSPANAPKTKALGAKQKNKNPNKELKEHRERKDQKPNRSRNPHKGISPVFSKSMENLIDLTPKTVDILDISQPLSSPAGQNFVNRSELLKYGTILNFDVRTAHKRISLSENNTKATVSDDPAHYSDIPLRFSVCSQVLCTKGFSQGRHYWEIKMSTNNFCGLGLAYGRIDRKGPASRLGRNAESWCVEWFNVKLSAWHNSIETVLANPNPSRVGVLLDCDQGSATFYNVQDRAYPFHTFVFPFTEAVYPAFWIFSNGSSVSLCKLT